Proteins found in one Pseudochaenichthys georgianus chromosome 13, fPseGeo1.2, whole genome shotgun sequence genomic segment:
- the LOC117457646 gene encoding zinc finger protein 664-like, whose product MAEQLVEDNTSCRMSSSAEKATSKNPERPHDERKESIIGEQLEQDQSTHTVENPQSGDQCKKSFRLYIDLEVHRRIPTGEHPYSCDLCEEKFKNVSNLKVHQGIHTGEKPYTCDQCEKSFRQLNVLKVHQRIHTGEKPYTCDQSFSNSSNLKDHQHIHTGEKPYICDQCEKSFRNSSNLKVHQRIHTGEKPYICDQCEKSFRNSSHLKVHQRTHTGEKPYICDQCEKGFRQISHLKVHQRTHTGEKPYICDQCDKRFSNSSNLKDHQRIHIGEKHRRIFRISIF is encoded by the exons ATGGCTGAACAACTGGTAGAAGATAATACAAGCTGCAGAATGAGTTCATCAGCAGAG AAAGCGACCAGCAAAAACCCAGAGAGACCTCATGATGAACGTAAGGAGAGTATCATTGGAGAACAGCTGGAACAAGATCAGTCTACCCACACTGTAGAAAATCCACAATCAGGTGACCAGTGTAAGAAGAGTTTCAGACTATATATCGATCTGGAGGTCCACCGGAGAATCCCCACTGGAGAACATCCTTACTCCTGTGACCTCTGTGAGGAAAAGTTCAAAAATGTTAGCAATTTGAAGGTCCACCAGGGCATCCACACCGGAGAGAAGCCTtacacctgtgaccagtgtgagaagagtTTCAGACAGTTAAACGTATTGAAGGTCCACCAGCGtatccacactggagaaaagccTTACACCTGTGACCAGAGTTTCAGTAACTCAAGCAATTTGAAGGACCACCAGCAtatccacactggagaaaagccttacatctgtgaccagtgtgagaagagtTTCCGTAACTCAAGCAATTTGAAGGTCCACCAGCGcatccacactggagaaaagccttacatctgtgaccagtgtgagaagagtTTCCGTAACTCAAGCCATTTGAAGGTCCACCAGCGtacccacactggagaaaagccttacatctgtgaccagtgtgagaaggGTTTTAGGCAAATAAGCCATTTGAAGGTCCACCAGCGtacccacactggagaaaagccTTACATCTGTGACCAGTGTGACAAGAGATTCAGTAATTCAAGCAATTTGAAGGACCACCAGCGTATTCACATCGGAGAGAAGCATAGGCGGATATTTCGtatatcaatattttaa
- the LOC117457645 gene encoding von Willebrand factor A domain-containing protein 5A-like, whose protein sequence is MENCCGLLTSKKEPVPLKSVEVELEVRDHVATVVSTLNYENKEDKPLEAVFVFPMPGDAAVCHFSATIGQTQIVAEVKEKQKAREEYDDALSSGQQAFLLEESDQSPDIFSLSVGSLPPGESASIRLEYVTELAVQADEGLRFVLPAVLNPRYHPQGSGSVQVTSVPASLVPYSLFFSAQVSSPRPVSRVESNCRMDPLKYLNTEQSQAMVKLAAGHKFDKDVELLIYYKDAHQPTAVVEAGQTSAKPGTLMGDPVVMLSLYPEFPQAVMSSLASCGEFVFLLDRSGSMGVPLNNNEGSQTRIGSARDTLLLLLKSIPMGCYFNIYSFGSSYEHIFPKSVEYSEKTMEEALKKVEGMEDDLGGTEILEALKHIYSQACIPNQPRQLFVFTDGEVGNTKEVINLVKKNSGSHRCFSFGIGEGASSALINGLAKEGGGYAQFITGIDRMQPKVMQSLRFALQPAVVDISVKWDLPKGVSVTVLSPPITTLFQGQRSLIYAQLTGQSPEAAEGSVTVKYSLAGHPSQNKLHFSLKPAEDSGLTVHRLAARTLIRSLEMVEEEEREGGEPDGVKKKKVVELSVQSGVSSAFTAFIAVNKGSGETIQGPLVRRNVPTLMMMGCPTPSMMWMSHSPAAGGFSGGLHLAAFNNPIDEFLMAHGLEEDTDEYQMADDSEQEDMYDDPPEAKPELPRRDPLLQLVSLQRASGRWELDPAVAAALGKTSEEVENTQPSEVSPYPKH, encoded by the exons atggAGAACTGCTGTGGTCTGCTAACCTCTAAAAAGGAACCAG TTCCTCTGAAGAGTGTGGAGGTGGAGCTGGAGGTGAGGGACCATGTGGCTACAGTGGTGTCCACTCTGAACTATGAGAACAAGGAGGACAAACCACTGGAGGCTGTGTTTGTCTTCCCTATGCCTGGAGATGCTGCTGTCTGTCATTTCAGTGCTACGATTGGACAGACACAGATCGTGGCTGAGGTGAAGGAGAAACAGAAG GCTCGTGAGGAGTACGATGACGCTCTGAGCTCCGGTCAGCAGGCCTTCCTGTTGGAGGAGAGTGATCAGAGTCCAGATATTTTCTCTCTGAGTGTGGGCAGTCTGCCTCCAGGAGAGAGCGCCTCCATCAGGCTGGAATACGTCACTGAGCTGGCTGTGCAGGCTGATGAAGGGCTGAGGTTTGTTCTGCCTGCTGTGCTCAACCCTCGCTACCATCCACAGG GTAGTGGCAGTGTCCAGGTGACCTCTGTTCCCGCCTCTCTGGTGCCCTACAGTCTGTTTTTCTCTGCCCAAGTGTCCTCTCCTCGTCCGGTCTCTAGAGTAGAGTCCAACTGTCGCATGGACCCTCTGAAGTATCTGAACACAGAGCAGAGCCAGGCCATG GTCAAGTTGGCTGCAGGACacaagtttgacaaagatgttGAACTTCTGATTTATTACAAAGATGCCCACCAGCCCACAGCTGTGGTGGAGGCAGGACAGACCTCCGCCAAGCCTG GCACTCTGATGGGGGATCCAGTGGTGATGCTGAGTCTGTACCCTGAGTTCCCCCAGGCTGTGATGTCTTCACTCGCCTCATGTGGAGAGTTTGTGTTCTTATTGGATCGATCTGGCAGCATGGGTGTCCCTCTGAACAACAACGAGGGTTCACAGACTCGCATTGGCAGTGCCAGG GATACTCTGCTGCTCCTCTTGAAGAGCATACCAATGGGCTGCTATTTCAACATATACAGTTTCGGGTCAAGCTATGAACACATCTTCCC TAAGAGTGTGGAGTACAGTGAGAAGACCATGGAAGAGGCTCTGAAGAAGGTTGAAGGCATGGAAGATGATCTGGGAGGAACTGAGATCCTTGAGGCCCTCAAACACATTTACAGCCAGGCCTGCATTCCCAATCAACCTCGACaa CTATTTGTCTTCACTGACGGAGAAGTGGGGAACACCAAAGAAGTAATCAATCTGGTGAAGAAGAATTCAGGTTCCCACAG GTGTTTCTCTTTCGGGATTGGGGAAGGGGCCAGCTCCGCTCTTATCAATGGGTTGGCCAAAGAAGGAGGAGGTTACGCTCAGTTCATCACAGGCATTGACAGGATGCAACCCAAA GTGATGCAGTCGCTGCGTTTTGCTCTACAACCAGCTGTGGTGGATATCTCAGTGAAGTGGGATTTGCCAAAGGGAGTCTCTGTCACTGTTCTCTCACCACCAATCACAACACTTTtccagggtcaaaggtcactgATTTATGCCCAGCTCACTGGACAG AGTCCAGAGGCAGCAGAGGGCTCTGTGACGGTGAAGTACAGCCTGGCAGGGCATCCCTCTCAGAACAAGCTCCACTTCAGCCTCAAACCTGCAGAGGACTCTGG ATTAACGGTGCACAGGTTGGCTGCTCGGACTCTGATTCGCTCCCTGGAGATGGTGgaggaagaagagagagaaggaggagaGCCAGATGGAGTTAAGAAGAAGAAGGTGGTGGAGCTCAGCGTCCAATCAGGAGTGAGCAGCGCCTTCACTGCCTTCATTGCTGTCAACAAAGGCAGTGGAGAGACGATTCAAGGACCCCTGGTGCGCCGAAATGTTCCAACACTca TGATGATGGGCTGTCCTACGCCATCCATGATGTGGATGTCCCATAGTCCTGCGGCTGGAG GGTTCTCGGGGGGTCTCCATTTGGCTGCATTCA ATAATCCGATTGACGAATTTCTAATGGCACACGGTTTAGAAGAAG ATACAGATGAATATCAAATGGCAGACGATTCCGAACAAGAAG ATATGTATGATGATCCTCCAGAGGCAAAGCCTGAGCTGCCTCGCAGAGACCCTCTGCTGCAGCTGGTCTCACTCCAGAGGGCGTCTGGTCGGTGGGAGCTGGATCCGGCCGTGGCTGCTGCGCTGGGAAAGACCAGCGAGGAGGTGGAGAACACCCAACCTTCAGAGGTGAGTCCTTATCCAAAACACTAA